The following proteins come from a genomic window of Plectropomus leopardus isolate mb chromosome 11, YSFRI_Pleo_2.0, whole genome shotgun sequence:
- the prrt4a gene encoding proline-rich transmembrane protein 4 produces the protein MLSRWNLYLLLLFLLLSLHVIAFTGENVKDTQEPDTDSTVLSLTQPPQRLQGPGLALGNPMFGTENVGFLGLPVASPLSSSEESDRQGVIGEYDDSQESTETSLLYPQEKGLIISRPSDTEDTTKESISPSSGGPRSTQEQTLKYQPADTRTGSVLNSAQTGENQQTFQASHNETTDSQLPFLLFGALPSDQDSTAPVSAGPGPSPESPTLSAASWGWTAGPSVIPQEVTVPVKETGGGLNDITNRILHRGAVSMDADKDDSKDDGLQLSKTSATLLLDGVTNTSATTCKASNQSWTPTYPNDYTPNESLRPSLALSAALFVPLYSDWNSALATWGFAWEAHVYGLGSVFTVFGLISVVCLLGLPLRCPPGSPYFTLLHLFLLAFAGIQAFCLLYDAYNYQDLLPPLGSLLLSELPFPCLISAFSLAFLLLSLRSRMHLSLPLAKSTLFSALPKPCLLLCLSLLYSGVSLGCVGMLQLFHSLPSVILLFPQGVFVCLTIFLSCSYLIFYCLMQFNTKHIYRLNDNGESGGSPEVMRAARCPFAKVEDWGRAAGAGVGASLCLLGCGGLQLYGILHALGLGGVDGYGFQPWPWWGFQVGCRLCEVGVCLGLSLIGTHPLCCQNNSSIKTITHPRPGSWSRLSCSSPSRGLTLPSQGGAESSVLSSHDSWSQGKQEKLVVCDVTMKGQSEALPLFSMVDPPGNGKDCVPKASQTQSTVLPLPTPPSPPHKPKNAAESQLSSLDSLGLETDSTVDLRPPSPIDLSRSIDQALFNESLFSHSIFGLPRLFHASSSHSLSSPNQDASKQGPSSVENALYRTSSCGDVDQENALSSSRPSQPHSSLTSYNKQPMSPEQWDWKESVSGSTQGLCSNPKETGKLRSHSWANRGQNFAQSSLPRAIPHLSYHRRYRTLSLASQDSHGSSRLAGTKHLSESKQLEWDMAVQAEFVNVCRQIDTLSVCSDTIEL, from the exons ATGCTCTCTCGGTGGAATCTTTATCTTCTCCTGCTCTTCTTGCTTCTCTCACTTCATGTCATAGCCTTCACAGGAGAAAATGTCAAGGATACACAAGAGCCAGACACTGACTCAACAGTGTTGAGCCTCACACAGCCCCCACAGAGACTTCAGGGACCTGGTTTAGCACTGGGGAATCCCATGTTTGGGACTGAGAATGTTGGCTTCCTGGGTCTACCTGTGGCTTCACCCTTATCGTCATCAGAGGAATCAGATAGACAAGGTGTGATTGGTGAATACGATGATTCACAGGAGAGCACTGAGACATCTCTTTTGTATCCTCAAGAGAAGGGACTTATCATATCCAGACCCAGCGACACAGAGGATACCACTAAGGAGAGTATATCACCATCATCAGGAGGACCTCGATCTACCCAGGAACAAACATTAAAGTATCAGCCAGCTGACACAAGAACAGGATCTGTTTTGAATTCTGCACAGACTGGAGAGAATCAGCAAACTTTCCAAGCCTCTCACAATGAGACGACTGACAGCCAGTTACCTTTCCTTCTGTTTGGCGCACTTCCATCAGACCAGGACTCCACTGCACCGGTGTCTGCTGGTCCTGGGCCCAGTCCTGAGAGCCCCACTCTGTCAGCAGCCAGTTGGGGATGGACCGCAGGCCCTTCTGTTATCCCACAAGAGGTGACTGTCCCGGTGAAAGAAACTGGGGGTGGATTGAACGATATTACGAATCGTATTTTGCACAGAGGAGCTGTCAGCATGGATGCCGATAAAG ATGACTCCAAGGATGATGGCCTGCAACTCTCAAAGACCAGTGCCACACTCTTGCTTGATGGCGTCACAAACACATCTGCCACAACCTGCAAAGCATCAAACCAGTCCTGGACCCCCACCTACCCAAATGATTATACCCCAAATGAGTCCCTGCGCCCTTCTCTGGCTCTCAGCGCTGCCCTTTTTGTCCCCCTGTACTCGGACTGGAACTCTGCCCTCGCCACATGGGGATTTGCATGGGAAGCACATGTCTATGGCCTGGGGTCTGTCTTTACTGTATTTGGCCTAATCTCTGTGGTCTGCCTTCTAGGCCTGCCCCTGCGCTGTCCCCCAGGAAGCCCGTACTTCACCCTGCTGCACTTGTTCCTCCTAGCATTTGCAGGGATCCAAGCTTTCTGTTTGCTCTATGACGCTTACAATTACCAAGATCTTCTTCCCCCTCTgggctctctgctgctctctgagcTACCCTTCCCCTGTTTGATCTCAGCCTTCTCCCTCgccttcctccttctctccttgcGTTCACGCATGCATCTTTCACTCCCACTTGCCAAATCCACCTTGTTCTCAGCCTTACCCAAGCCTTGCCTGTTACTGTGTTTGTCCCTGTTGTATTCTGGCGTCTCTCTTGGGTGTGTTGGCATGCTCCAGCTCTTCCACAGCCTCCCCTCCGTGATCCTGCTATTCCCtcagggtgtgtttgtgtgtctcaccATCTTTCTCTCATGCTCCTACCTCATCTTCTACTGCTTAATGCaattcaacacaaaacacatctaCAGGCTGAATGACAATGGAGAGAGTGGAGGATCACCTGAGGTGATGCGAGCTGCAAGATGCCCCTTTGCTAAAGTGGAGGACTGGGGTAGGGCAGCAGGAGCTGGAGTAGGAGCTTCATTGTGTTTGTTAGGATGTGGAGGCCTTCAGCTTTATGGGATCCTGCATGCCCTTGGTTTGGGTGGGGTGGATGGCTATGGGTTCCAGCCCTGGCCCTGGTGGGGTTTCCAGGTAGGCTGCAGGCTCTGTGAGGTTGGTGTGTGTCTAGGTTTGTCTCTCATTGGTACACACCCTTTATGCTGTCAAAACAACTCCTCTATCAAGACCATAACTCATCCTCGGCCTGGATCTTGGTCCCGCCTCTCCTGTAGCTCCCCTTCACGAGGGCTCACCCTGCCCTCTCAGGGAGGTGCAGAGTCTTCTGTCCTCTCTTCTCATGATTCTTGGTCCCAGGGTAAGCAGGAAAAGCTGGTGGTCTGTGATGTTACTATGAAGGGGCAATCGGAGGCCCTTCCTCTTTTCTCAATGGTGGATCCTCCTGGAAATGGGAAAGACTGTGTCCCCAAGGCAAGCCAAACCCAGAGCACTGTACTACCTCTACCTACACCCCCAAGTCCACCACACAAGCCTAAAAATGCAGCAGAGTCTCAGCTATCATCACTAGACAGCCTAGGCCTGGAGACTGACTCTACTGTGGATCTGCGGCCCCCATCTCCAATAGACTTGTCACGCAGCATTGACCAGGCTCTTTTCAATGAGTCCCTATTCTCTCACAGTATCTTTGGTTTGCCTAGACTCTTCCATGCTTCCTCCAGCCACTCTTTGAGCTCTCCTAACCAAGATGCATCAAAGCAAGGGCCCAGCTCTGTGGAAAATGCCCTATACCGTACCTCTTCCTGTGGTGATGTGGATCAAGAGAACGCCTTGTCCAGTTCAAGACCTTCCCAACCACATAGTTCTTTGACATCTTACAACAAGCAACCAATGTCACCAGAGCAGTGGGATTGGAAAGAGAGCGTCTCTGGTTCAACCCAGGGTCTTTGCAGCAATCCCAAGGAAACAGGAAAGTTGCGCTCACATTCTTGGGCTAACAGAGGTCAAAACTTTGCACAGAGTAGCCTCCCACGAGCAATCCCTCACCTGTCTTACCACAGGCGCTACCGAACCCTGAGCTTAGCCTCCCAGGACAGTCATGGATCCAGCCGGCTGGCAGGGACGAAACACctgagtgaaagcaaacagcTGGAATGGGATATGGCCGTACAGGCAGAGTTTGTCAATGTGTGCAGACAAATTGACACTCTGAGTGTTTGCAGTGACACCATTGAATTGTAG
- the si:dkey-5i3.5 gene encoding LOW QUALITY PROTEIN: transmembrane protein 53 (The sequence of the model RefSeq protein was modified relative to this genomic sequence to represent the inferred CDS: inserted 1 base in 1 codon): protein MGSLTAAAMLGRTVLSRGVTAQRXSKNVTFYVNELAPPVSGCQTKVLEDHKPLMLMLPWLGARPQALVKYCEIYFRTGFDVLVIESEVQEFLWPRWGLDHGKRLLDLLHSEPFVSRPLFVHAFSIGGYTFANLLIHVSQDTQRYQALTQRIRGQVYDSLVVGSVEQMSTGLAKTVLPRWETLIKHVSLFYFNIFKRQTVDYFNKGIDVFWNSPITAPALFFFCENDLLSNPRVMEEVIDHWLKRGVEVTTKKWEDSTHAGHIKRHPEEYLSTLNMFLHSLHFAPLKAKM, encoded by the exons ATGGGAAGCCTGACAGCAGCTGCTATGTTGGGCAGGACGGTCCTGAGCAGAGGCGTCACTGCCCAGC TTAGTAAGAACGTCACTTTCTATGTGAACGAATTAGCACCTCCAGTCTCAGGATGTCAGACCAAAGTTCTGGAAGACCATAAACCCCTCATGCTGATGCTGCCGTGGCTGGGTGCGCGTCCTCAAGCCCTGGTGAAATATTGTGAGATCTACTTTCGCACCGGCTTTGATGTGCTTGTAATAGAGAGTGAG GTGCAAGAGTTCCTGTGGCCTCGTTGGGGTCTGGATCATGGAAAGAGGTTGCTCGACCTGCTCCATAGTGAGCCCTTTGTGTCCCGCCCACTGTTTGTCCATGCCTTCTCTATCGGTGGCTACACATTTGCTAATCTGCTGATACATGTGTCCCAGGACACACAGAGATATCAGGCGCTCACACAGAGGATCAGAGGCCAAGTCTATGATAGCCTGGTGGTGGGCTCTGTGGAGCAGATGTCCACAG GTCTAGCTAAGACTGTATTGCCACGTTGGGAGACCCTGATAAAACATGTGAGCCTGTTCTACTTTAACATCTTCAAACGGCAGACAGTGGACTACTTTAACAAAGGCATTGACGTGTTTTGGAACAGTCCCATCACTGCTCCCGCGCTCTTCTTTTTTTGCGAGAATGATTTGTTGAGCAACCCACGAGTGATGGAGGAAGTGATTGATCATTGGCTGAAACGCGGGGTGGAAGTCACAACAAAGAAATGGGAGGATTCAACACATGCAGGTCACATAAAGAGGCACCCAGAGGAGTACCTGAGCACCCTAAACATGTTCCTCCACTCTCTCCATTTTGCCCCGCTGAAGGCTAAAATGTAA
- the rbm28 gene encoding RNA-binding protein 28 translates to MPAQTIFVGSLPASASNDRLTEIFSEIGPIKQCFVVREKGTEKCRGFGYVTYSMQEDADRAIKEIKEYDGHRLSISVAKRKVKDKRKTAPKKTAAAPEEPAAESEENPQKPKGFRKTLLKARLIIRNLSFKCSEDDLKQVFSKFGTVLESKIPLKPDGKMRGFAFVLFKNVSEAAKALNSMNLKEIKGRQVAIDWAVPKDKFIATQQSSSTGNNNTEKAAAKQPEAESDTEDEDEEEPRAAAGKKKAISKPAVQHVEESQSDDEDDSEEQSSQEEEEEEEDDDDDEDEKEDDDVSQEAEDEDDDDKSSLDSNDDQDESEDDEEDEEDEDEDDESAKKKTPKKLLPSDVNEGRTLFIRNLSFDTDEEGLEEVLLKYGELNYIKIVLHQDTGHSKGCAFAQFKTKEAADKCMAAAQDEAENGGIRVDGRKLLIVAAVTREDAAKLKVKTVKVETGTRNLYLAREGLIRAGTKAAEGVPEADMIKRTRFEEIKRAKLRAINVFVSKTRLCVHNLPKSVDNKKLKGLCLQAVKGSKKVRITECRVMYDKKPEKGQVMGQSLGYGFVQFQDHEHALSTLRYLNNNPDVFGPHKRPIVEFSLEDSRKLKIKEVRQQKNKEFFRNRLSKGGANPGGPWKGGNKAKSSSESSGNERAPLQSQKQDRRFMGFQTNPEVEHVDLENGKKRKKVLPFPSHRGPKNRMRDKGKQQAPPPKKARPGFNRNDRQRQQMEKPTHPRNQKIKTAKKHFKRKDGDRFDSLVEQYKKKLMGNSDRNISGKRNKWFDS, encoded by the exons ATGCCAGCGCAGACCATATTCGTGGGCTCTTTACCAGCTTCAGCTTCAAATGATCGACTAACGGAAATATTCTCTGAAATTGGTCCAATAAAGCAATGCTTCGTGGTCAGAGAGAAAG GCACAGAAAAATGTCGGGGTTTTGGCTATGTCACATACTCCATGCAGGAAGATGCAGACCGAGccataaaagaaataaaagaatacgACGGACACAGGCTTTCTATATCAGTGGCAAAGAggaaagtaaaagacaaaaggaaaacag CACCTAAAAAAACAGCGGCAGCACCTGAAGAGCCAGCTGCAGAATCAGAGGAAAATCCACAGAAACCCAAAGGCTTCAGGAAAACCCTCCTGAAGGCCAGACTCATCATAAGGAACCTCAGCTTTAAG TGTTCAGAAGATGATCTCAAGCAAGTTTTCTCCAAGTTTGGAACAGTTCTTGAGTCCAAAATTCCCCTCAAACCTG ATGGGAAGATGCGAGGATTTGcctttgtgctttttaaaaatgtctctgaAGCAGCGAAGGCGCTTAATTCTATGAATTTGAAGGAGATTAAAG GTCGGCAGGTAGCAATTGACTGGGCTGTGCCTAAGGACAAGTTCATCGCTACACAGCAGTCCTCAAGTACAG GAAATAACAATACAGAAAAGGCGGCTGCAAAACAGCCTGAAGCAGAGAGTGACACAGAAGACGAGGACGAAGAAGAGCCACGAGCAGCAGCTGGGAAGAAAAa AGCCATTTCAAAACCAGCCGTGCAGCACGTGGAAGAATCCCAGtcagatgatgaagatgatagCGAGGAACAAAGCAgtcaggaggaagaggaggaagaggaggatgatgatgatgatgaagatgaaaaagAGGATGATGATGTGTCCCAAGAGGCAGAAGACGAAGATGACGATGATAAGAGTAGCCTTGATTCAAATGATGATCAAGATGAGAGCGAGGATgatgaggaagatgaggaggatgaggacGAAGACGATGAATCAG ctAAAAAGAAAACCCCCAAGAAACTTCTGCCTTCAGATGTCAACGAGGGCAGAACACTTTTCATCAG GAACCTGTCCTTTGACACGGATGAAGAGGGTCTTGAGGAAGTTCTCCTTAAGTACGGAGAGCTTAATTACATAAAGATTGTTCTCCACCAAGACACAGGACATTCAAAAG GTTGTGCATTTGCTCAGTTTAAGACTAAAGAGGCTGCAGACAAATGCATGGCTGCAGCACAGGATGAGGCAGAG aaTGGTGGTATCCGTGTAGATGGCAGAAAGCTGTTGATTGTGGCAGCGGTGACCCGAGAGGATGCTGCCAAGCTGAAAGTGAAGACTGTGAAAGTAGAAACAGGCACCAGGAACCTGTACCTGGCCAGAGAGGGAT TGATCCGTGCTGGAACCAAGGCCGCAGAGGGCGTGCCTGAAGCAGACATGATCAAAAGAACCAGA TTTGAAGAGATTAAGAGAGCCAAGCTTCGGGccataaatgtgtttgtgtcaaagACTCGTCTGTGTGTCCACAACCTGCCCAAGTCAGTGGACAATAAAAAACTCAAAGGTCTTTGCCTCCAAGCAGTAAAAGGAAGCAAGAAAGTACGCATCACAGAG TGTCGGGTGATGTATGACAAGAAGCCAGAGAAGGGTCAGGTGATGGGACAATCATTAGGTTATGGCTTTGTCCAGTTCCAGGACCATGAACATGCTCTCAGCACACTTCGTTACCTGAACAACAACCCTGACGTCTTCGGCCCACACAAG AGACCTATTGTTGAGTTCTCTCTGGAGGATTCGAggaaactcaaaataaaagaagtgagacagcaaaaaaacaag GAGTTTTTCCGAAATCGGCTTTCTAAAGGAGGAGCGAACCCTGGAGGACCCTGGAAAGGTGGGAATAAAGCAAAGTCCTCATCAGAGTCGTCAGGAAATGAGAGAG CTCCTCTTCAAAGCCAAAAGCAGGACAGACGCTTTATGGGCTTCCAAACCAACCCTGAGGTTGAGCACGTAGATTTGGAGAATGGGAAGAAACGAAAGAAAGTTCTACCCTTTCCTTCCCATCGGGGACCTAAAAACAG AATGCGTGACAAAGGAAAGCAACAGGCTCCGCCTCCCAAGAAAGCGAGGCCTGGATTCAACAGGAATGATCGTCAGAGACAACAGATGGAAAAGCCCACACATCCCAGAAACCAG aagattaaaacagcaaagaaacatTTCAAGAGAAAGGATGGGGACCGTTTTGACAGCCTGGTGGAGCAGTACAAGAAGAAACTGATGGGAAACAGTGACAGGAACATCAGCGGCAAAAGAAACAAGTGGTTTGATAGTTAA
- the LOC121950358 gene encoding leptin-like — MEPNSGIHTDIQLRNNRSILNFKRNSTNMDYTLALLFSLMHVLSVGTAAPLPVEVVKMKSKVKWMAEQLVVRLNKDFQVPPGLTLSPSADVLDGPSSIVSVLDGYNSLISDTFTGVSQVKFDISSLTGYINQWRQGHCSEQRPKPSVPGPLQELQSRKEFIHTVSIEALMRVKEFLNLLLKNLDHLQTC; from the exons GAATAACAGAAGCATTCTGAATTTCAAGAGAAATTCGACAAATATGGACTACACTCTGGCCCTCCTGTTTTCTCTGATGCACGTTTTAAGCGTGGGTACAGCTGCTCCTCTGCCGGTGGAAGTGGTGAAGATGAAATCAAAAGTGAAATGGATGGCCGAGCAGCTGGTGGTTAGGCTCAACAAAGACTTTCAG GTCCCTCCTGGTCTGACACTAAGTCCATCTGCCGATGTTCTGGATGGACCATCCTCCATAGTGTCTGTCTTGGACGGTTATAACAGCCTGATCTCTGACACCTTCACTGGAGTCTCCCAGGTCAAGTTTGACATCTCTTCTCTGACGGGTTACATCAATCAGTGGAGGCAGGGACACTGCAGTGAGCAGCGGCCGAAGCCTTCAGTGCCGGGGCccctgcaggagctgcagagtCGGAAGGAGTTCATTCACACTGTGAGCATCGAGGCTCTGATGAGGGTCAAGGAGTTCCTCaatctgctgctgaaaaatCTGGACCATCTTCAGACTTGCTGA